Genomic segment of Staphylococcus muscae:
CTGGGATCCGAGTGGTGGTTTATTATCAGGCGTGTCACACGATCCAAAACTTGAAGCAGGTGCTTTAACAAGCGTTGCCTTCGGTTCTAGTCTAGGCATGTTAGGTGAATACGTGGTATCACTCTCTGTTATCTTCTTCGGTTTCTCAACAATTATTGCATGGTTCGTATACGGTGCGAAATGTTTCGAATACTTATTCGGCGTAAAGTATGTGATGTTATATGGCGTCATTTATGTTGCAGCGACATTCTTAGGAACTGTTGCAGACTTGCGTACTGTATGGCTTTTCGCTGATGTTGCCAATGCGATGATGATGATTCCAAACTTAATCGGTATCTTACTGTTGTACAAAGTTGTTAAGGAAGAAACAGAAGATTACTTCAAACCATCCTTACGTAAAGTATCATAAAATACAAAAAGCGATCATCGCAGTCTTGCGATGGTCGCTTTTCTGTTCTTTCCTTACAATAACTCGCCTCTCAACTGTAACTGATACAAGTTATAGTAAATACCTCGTTGTGCAATCAACGTTTCGTGTGTCCCTCTTTCTGCAATGACCCCTTTGTTCAACACAAGTATTTGATCTGCATCTTGAATCGTAGACAAGCGATGCGCAATCGCTAAAGTTGTGCGTCCATGTCTCATTTTTGCCAATGACTTCTGAATGGCTTCTTCTGTCTCAGAATCAATATTCGCCGTCGCTTCATCCAGCAACAAAATTTTCGGATCCATTGCCATCGTACGTGCAAAGGCGATCAATTGACGTTGTCCACTAGAGAATGCACGTCCTTGTTCAATTACTTGATGCTCATAACCGTCTGATAGCTGCATAATAAAATCATGTGCGTGCACAAACTTCGCTGCCGCTTCCACTTGTTCAAACGTCATCGTCGGATGATACAGTCGGATGTTTGATGCAACTGTTCCATAAAAAATAAACGGATCTTGTAACACGAGTCCGATACTCTGCTTCAAGGTCTGTTGTGAATAGGACTTGATTGATTTACCATCAATCAATATATCTCCACGTTCAAACTCATAAAAGCGCATAAATAAATTCGCAATCGTACTTTTACCTGATCCTGTATGACCTACCAATGCCACTGTTTGTCCTGGTTCCGCTACGAAAGAAATATCATGTAACACATCGTGTGTGCCGTCATAACTAAAGCTCACATTTTTGAATTCAATGCGTCCCTGTTGAATCGTCGCTGTTTCATCTTCTTGTTGTGTCGGTGCATGTGTCTCATTGTCCATCATTTTAAACACACGACTCGCTGATACAATCGCCTGTTGAAAGATATTCAAGTTCTGGCTCACTTGGTTAATCGGCTCAAAAAAGCGTTGCATATATTGAATAAACGCATAAATTACACCCGCTGTAACAGTCTCACTAAAGCTTAAAATACCAAAATACCCTAAAATCATCACCGTCGCAAATGTGGCTAACATCGTCATCGCAGGACGTAACATCAGACTGTCCAGTTGAATTGTCTTCATAGACTTGTCATAATGTGCAGCATTGATTGCCCCGAACTCTTCTCGTAGACGCTGTTGTTGATTGAATACTTGAATAATCTTCATACCTTCAATTGACTCAGCCAACTTCGCATTCAAATCCGATAATCGCTGACGCGTTTCGTTAAAGTACACAGATGCAAACTTACGATAACATGCAAGTATCACGATAATAACCGGTACAAACAGCAATGCAAATAATGCGACACGAACATCCAATACAAACATCATGACAAAGCTTGCAATAATCATTAAAAAGGCTTGTAAAAAGGATGTTAGAACGCCTGTAAACATCTCAATAATTGCTTCTGTATCATTCGTCAACCTTGATACAATACTCCCGCTTGGCGTTTCATCAAAAAACGCCATACCTAATCGTGTAATATCATGGAATGCATCAATCCTTAGTTGTTGGATCACCTTCAGCGCTAGATATTCTAAGTAATACACACTTAAATAGGTCGTTATTGCACCCACAATTTGAATAATGATAAAAGCAATTAACAAACCGATTACTTGTTGATTTGACAATCTTGAGTGTAATAGATATTCATCGATAAAAACTTTAACAATATAAGGAATACTCATACTTGCAGCAATAGAAATACTGAGTGTCAACAATGATACAACAATTAACTTTTTAAACGGTAGCGTATAGCGAAGTAGTCGTAAAAGTACATGTAATTGCTCTTTGGCAGATAATTGGATGACTTCTTTAGTATGTCTCGTCATGTTGACCACCTCTTTCTACTTGCTCCGTTAAATCTTCTGCGTAACGTGCCTGCATGGCCTGTGCATGGAACGTTTCTGCATACCAACCATTTTGCGCAAGTAATACATCATGCGTACCACGTTCAACAATGGTACCTTCACGCATAACCAGAATCATATCCGCATGCATCACAGCACTCATACGATGTGCAGTAATAATATTTGTCTTACCTCGACGTGTCTCTTTCAAGTTATGAAGTATCGCCGCTTCCGTTTCAGCATCTACTGCTGATAGTGCGTCGTCTAAAATGAGCACGTCCGGGTCTTTGATCAATGCACGTGCGATTGAAATACGTTGCTTTTGTCCGCCTGATAACGACACCCCACGTTCACCAACTACCGTCTCATATGCTTCTGGCAATCCCATAATATCTCGATGAATGTGACTCATCTGACTCGCATGATATAACGCCTCATCCGATATATCCGGTTGGCTAAAGGCGATGTTAGCTCGGATTGTTGATGAAAACAAAAAGTGTTCTTGTGGCACATAACCAAACTGTGCACGTAACTGGTCGATGCCATACGAACGAATTGCTCGACCGCCATATTGTATATCATCTGGATGATCGGTATCGAATTCACGTAACAATAGACGTAACATCAAGCTTTTGCCCGACCCTGTACTTCCGACAATACCGAGCGTCATTCCTTGTTTTAATGTAAAGTGAATGTCGTGTAGACGTGCGGATTGTTCATTTTGAAATTGAAATGCATCCATTTGAAATACGATATCCCCAGTAGGCTTCGTTGCAATATTCGCTACCAACTTGACGTCATTTTCAACACTTTCAATCTGACGAATTCGATCATATGATGCATGTCCACGCTGTACAATATTGAAAAAGAAACCGAGCGCTAACAGCGGCCATACGAGCATATTAAGATATGTTGTAAATGTCACCAAATCACCAATCGTTATTTCTCCATTAAGCATCATCATAGCACCAAAGATCATACTTAACAGATAACTCGTTCCTAGCACTAACTGTATGGTTGGATCGAAAAGCGCATCGATTTTTGCAACACGCATATTTTTCCCTACAACTTCATCACTCAACTCTCTGAAGTCCGCTTCATCATCTTCTTCATAACCGAAAGACTTCGTTACCTTGATACCCGAAATACTTTCTTGTGTCTTATCGTTCAATTGACTGAAAGCCCCTTGTGCCTTCTTAAAAGTATCATGTAACAAACGACCATAATAGTTCGTCGCTAAAACGAGAATCGGCAATGGAATAATCGCAATCAATGTCAATTTGGGACTGACGGTGATTGCCATCATCAATAACGTCATTCCTCCTGTAATCAACGCATCACCAATTGTCATCACACCGATACCAGCTGAACTTTGAACTGCACGGATATCATTTGTCGCATGTGCCATCAAATCTCCGGTACGATATTGTTGATAAAATGATGGGCTCATCAACGTATATTTCTCATAAAGACGTTCACGTAAAATACGTCCTAACTTTGCACTTGCACCAAACAATTGCATACGAGATACAAAACGCAAAAGATAGATTACAATACCTAAACCAATCATGATGAGTAGACAGATGGTTAACAAACGTGGTGTTAATGTTCCTTCTGTAATATGATCAATCACAAAACCAATCATTCTTGGCGGTACTAAACTACAAAATGTTGTAATGAGCATTGCCACCAGTGCTATCACATATCTCTTTCTCTCCTGTTTAAAAAACCAACTCAAATCTCGAAATACTTTCAAGGTGCATCACCACCATTCTTTGTTTTATGTTATTTTCTACTTTTATGTAAAGTTACAAAAAATAACCTTTGTATACTATCATATACAAAATATATCAACAGAAAAAGTATTTGACGCTTAATTTTTCACGATTTTGTCATATTATTTTGAATTTTGTTGAAATATCTTAAATCTACCAAAATATGATAGTCTAAATAAAAAGGAGGAGTGTACGATGTCTCAATTCGATCATCTTCAAGCACCTAGGACCTTTGCATATCGTCAGTCATCTGTTCACGTAATCAAACACTATCAATTCACCTGTGATAACCGTATCTATTTTACAGAAACAGCTCACGTTGACTTGTCTAACCATACGTATCATCTCGAACTATCACTACAAGCGACAACGAATGCACAAGGCATTGCAGTCGACTTCCATCACATTGACAAGCTCTACCATACACATCTCTCACCTTATTTAGACGGACAATTGTTAAACGAGACACTTCCAGAGATGAGTACAACTGCTGAAAACATCGCCTACTGGATATGGGAGCAATTGACGGGTGTATTACCGCATGATGTGTCACTTCACACATTGGTATTATATGAAAAACCTGAACAAGGCGTTAAACTGACACACGACATGCTATCCTAAACGAACATACAAAAGAGACCTTCAAATCGAGGTCTCTTTTGTGCTCTATTGTATTTCATCCAATGCGTGACGAATACTCGACAAGTAACTTTCCGTATCCGTTCGTACTTCCGTCTCAAAACGACGTACAATTTCACTTCCAATAATAATACCATCTGCCAATGCCGCAAGTTGTTTGACTTGTTCTGGCGTCCGAATACCAAATCCTGTAAACACAGGAACCGAACTATTTTGTTGGATAAGCGCTAACTTTTCTTTCAGTTCAGGATGAAATTCTCCATTCTGCCCCGTTATCTGATTCATCGTCACAGTATAAATGAAGCCTTCCGCCTGACGTGCAATGGTCTCGATGCGTTCCGTATTCGCTGTCATTGCAATCAACGAAATCAACTTCACTTTACGCTTAGGGTAGCGTGATTTCATGTCGGCAATATACTCTGCCGGCATATCAGGAATGATGAGTCCATAGACACCAGCATCTTCTGCATCACGCATAAAGTTCGCTTCACCATATGCTTCAATGGTGTGCATATACGTCATCAACAAGTAATTCACTTGCAAGTTATGTTGTTCTGTCTTTAGTGTTTCTAAAATACGTTGTGCCGTCATACCTTGTTGAATCGCAAGCTGGCCAGCTGCCATAATGATCGGTCCATCTGCCACAGGATCTGAAAATGGAATGCCAATTTCTACAAAATCAGCGCCCGCTCTTTCTAATGTTTTCAAGTTTTCAACAAAATTTGAATCACCCATGATGTAAGCGACAAATTGTTTACGCATGCTTATTCGCCTCCTGTTCTTTCATATATGTTCGAATCGTCTCCATATCTTTATCACCACGTCCGGAAACCGTCACTACGATAATCTCTTCTTTAGACATTTGTGACGCAAGCTTTTCTACGTAACTTATTGCATGTGCACTTTCAATAGCTGGAATAATACCTTCCGCTTGAGAGAAGCGAATCAATGCTTGCATCGCTTCATCATCCGTTGCCGAAACATAATCCACACGTCCAATTTCATGATAATAGCTATGCTCAGGCCCAACTCCTGGATAATCTAATCCGGCTGAAATAGAGTGTGCCTGTGCAATTTGATGATTATCATCTTGAATAAGATACATTTTCGCACCATGCAACACGCCGACATCTCCACAGTTCAAAGCAAGTGCATGACGTCCTGTATCTGCACCTTCACCCGCTGCTTCAACACCATACAGCTTCACATCTTCATCTTCAATAAATGGATAGAACGTCCCAATCGCATTGGAACCACCACCAATACATGCTACAACTGCATCTGGCAAGCGTCCTTCTCGCTCTTGCACCGCTGTTTTAATCTCATCTCCAATGACACGTTGGAAGTCACGCACCATCGTTGGGAATGGATCAGGTCCTAACGCTGACCCTAATAAATAGTGCGTATCGTCCACATGTGCCACCCAATATTGAAGTGCTTTGTTCACCGCATCAGACAACGTTCCTTGCCCATCCGTGACAGAAACCACTTTTGCGCCAAGTAACTCCATACGAAAAACATTCAACTGCTGACGTTTAATATCTTCTTCTCCCATAAAAACGATCAGTTCCATATCAAATAGAGCAGCCACAGTCGCACTCGCCACACCGTGTTGACCGGCCCCTGTTTCAGCGACAAGCTTCTTCTTGCCCATTCGTCTTGCCAGCAATGCTTGTCCGAGTGCATTATTAATTTTATGTGCACCAGTATGATTCAAATCTTCACGTTTCAAATAAATCTTCGCACCACCCAATTGCTCGGTTAACGATGCAGCGTAAGTGAGCGGTGATTCACGTCCGACATATTCTTTTAAGTAGCGATAGTATTCCGCTTGAAATGTCTCATCCGCTTTTGCTGCTTCGTAAGCTTCTTTCAATTCTAAAATTGCTGGCATCAATGTTTCCGGGACATAACGCCCACCATAACGCCCGAAAAACCCTTGCTCATCTGCATGTAATTGTATTTTTGTCATCATAAACTGCCTCCTATTAACTGTTTAATCACAATCATTTTATCTTTTGATTTAAGTCCTTTTCGTTCACGTTCAATGCCACTAGCAATATCTATTCCATTCACGTGAGGTACTTGTTTAAGTAGTACGGGGAGTGTCTCTTGATTCAATCCACCTGCAATAACAATATCGTCCAACGAAAGATTTTGTAACACACGCCAATCAAATGGCGTACCTACACCCCCATATGCTTCTGACGGTGTGTCGATAATGACTCG
This window contains:
- a CDS encoding 6-pyruvoyl trahydropterin synthase family protein; the encoded protein is MSQFDHLQAPRTFAYRQSSVHVIKHYQFTCDNRIYFTETAHVDLSNHTYHLELSLQATTNAQGIAVDFHHIDKLYHTHLSPYLDGQLLNETLPEMSTTAENIAYWIWEQLTGVLPHDVSLHTLVLYEKPEQGVKLTHDMLS
- a CDS encoding ABC transporter ATP-binding protein, translated to MKVFRDLSWFFKQERKRYVIALVAMLITTFCSLVPPRMIGFVIDHITEGTLTPRLLTICLLIMIGLGIVIYLLRFVSRMQLFGASAKLGRILRERLYEKYTLMSPSFYQQYRTGDLMAHATNDIRAVQSSAGIGVMTIGDALITGGMTLLMMAITVSPKLTLIAIIPLPILVLATNYYGRLLHDTFKKAQGAFSQLNDKTQESISGIKVTKSFGYEEDDEADFRELSDEVVGKNMRVAKIDALFDPTIQLVLGTSYLLSMIFGAMMMLNGEITIGDLVTFTTYLNMLVWPLLALGFFFNIVQRGHASYDRIRQIESVENDVKLVANIATKPTGDIVFQMDAFQFQNEQSARLHDIHFTLKQGMTLGIVGSTGSGKSLMLRLLLREFDTDHPDDIQYGGRAIRSYGIDQLRAQFGYVPQEHFLFSSTIRANIAFSQPDISDEALYHASQMSHIHRDIMGLPEAYETVVGERGVSLSGGQKQRISIARALIKDPDVLILDDALSAVDAETEAAILHNLKETRRGKTNIITAHRMSAVMHADMILVMREGTIVERGTHDVLLAQNGWYAETFHAQAMQARYAEDLTEQVERGGQHDETY
- the trpB gene encoding tryptophan synthase subunit beta yields the protein MTKIQLHADEQGFFGRYGGRYVPETLMPAILELKEAYEAAKADETFQAEYYRYLKEYVGRESPLTYAASLTEQLGGAKIYLKREDLNHTGAHKINNALGQALLARRMGKKKLVAETGAGQHGVASATVAALFDMELIVFMGEEDIKRQQLNVFRMELLGAKVVSVTDGQGTLSDAVNKALQYWVAHVDDTHYLLGSALGPDPFPTMVRDFQRVIGDEIKTAVQEREGRLPDAVVACIGGGSNAIGTFYPFIEDEDVKLYGVEAAGEGADTGRHALALNCGDVGVLHGAKMYLIQDDNHQIAQAHSISAGLDYPGVGPEHSYYHEIGRVDYVSATDDEAMQALIRFSQAEGIIPAIESAHAISYVEKLASQMSKEEIIVVTVSGRGDKDMETIRTYMKEQEANKHA
- the trpA gene encoding tryptophan synthase subunit alpha — its product is MRKQFVAYIMGDSNFVENLKTLERAGADFVEIGIPFSDPVADGPIIMAAGQLAIQQGMTAQRILETLKTEQHNLQVNYLLMTYMHTIEAYGEANFMRDAEDAGVYGLIIPDMPAEYIADMKSRYPKRKVKLISLIAMTANTERIETIARQAEGFIYTVTMNQITGQNGEFHPELKEKLALIQQNSSVPVFTGFGIRTPEQVKQLAALADGIIIGSEIVRRFETEVRTDTESYLSSIRHALDEIQ
- a CDS encoding ABC transporter ATP-binding protein, producing MTRHTKEVIQLSAKEQLHVLLRLLRYTLPFKKLIVVSLLTLSISIAASMSIPYIVKVFIDEYLLHSRLSNQQVIGLLIAFIIIQIVGAITTYLSVYYLEYLALKVIQQLRIDAFHDITRLGMAFFDETPSGSIVSRLTNDTEAIIEMFTGVLTSFLQAFLMIIASFVMMFVLDVRVALFALLFVPVIIVILACYRKFASVYFNETRQRLSDLNAKLAESIEGMKIIQVFNQQQRLREEFGAINAAHYDKSMKTIQLDSLMLRPAMTMLATFATVMILGYFGILSFSETVTAGVIYAFIQYMQRFFEPINQVSQNLNIFQQAIVSASRVFKMMDNETHAPTQQEDETATIQQGRIEFKNVSFSYDGTHDVLHDISFVAEPGQTVALVGHTGSGKSTIANLFMRFYEFERGDILIDGKSIKSYSQQTLKQSIGLVLQDPFIFYGTVASNIRLYHPTMTFEQVEAAAKFVHAHDFIMQLSDGYEHQVIEQGRAFSSGQRQLIAFARTMAMDPKILLLDEATANIDSETEEAIQKSLAKMRHGRTTLAIAHRLSTIQDADQILVLNKGVIAERGTHETLIAQRGIYYNLYQLQLRGELL